A DNA window from Ostrea edulis chromosome 5, xbOstEdul1.1, whole genome shotgun sequence contains the following coding sequences:
- the LOC125651307 gene encoding uncharacterized protein LOC125651307 produces MIQVPIIVNGYKISAVLDTATEVTILSDRLLKLLDEKPKISKPVIMHAAGRDVQMKGAKLEPVRMKLGEGWYCESLYMAPIEDDMLLGLDFLLKYQAKVNLSENYLEIGKEKVSIIMGENNAVKVKRITIRKKSVIPAFSVLRVPGQMDILDSEYIVKPFVDRLLSPRTLQKASSKPILSFVNCNDRSVKLQKNQTVGFAYETDKVIDPSLSTDRIQVTQTNVKNEDDDFMEENIPDHLIDLYTRSIENLDLDQVETVRQLLCNYSDVFAQSEFDLGTFTAIEHSIDTGDAKPIKQRIRTPQCFVGEEEKHLNKMLDAGIIEPSVSE; encoded by the coding sequence ATGATTCAGGTTCCAATTATTGTTAATGGGTATAAAATTTCAGCGGTTCTGGATACTGCCACTGAGGTTACTATTCTCTCAGATCGGTTATTGAAATTACTTGATGAAAAACCTAAAATTTCTAAACCAGTTATCATGCATGCTGCGGGTCGAGATGTGCAAATGAAAGGTGCGAAGCTTGAGCCAGTGAGAATGAAACTAGGAGAAGGGTGGTATTGTGAGTCATTGTACATGGCTCCGATTGAAGATGACATGTTGTTGGGTCTAGATTTTTTGCTAAAATATCAGGCAAAGGTAAATCTTAGTGAAAATTACCTGGAAATAGGCAAGGAGAAAGTATCCATAATTATGGGGGAAAATAATGCAGTGAAAGTAAAACGAATTACCATTAGAAAGAAATCGGTGATTCCTGCTTTTTCTGTATTACGAGTACCCGGTCAAATGGATATATTAGACTCtgaatatattgtaaaaccttTTGTGGATAGGTTATTGTCACCAAGGACTTTACAGAAAGCTTCTTCAAAACCAATATTGTCATTTGTCAATTGCAATGACAGAAGTGTCAAATTGCAAAAGAACCAAACAGTAGGATTTGCCTATGAAACTGACAAGGTAATAGATCCTTCGTTAAGCACGGATAGAATCCAGGTGACCCAAACAAATGTCAAAAATGAAGATGATGACTTTATGGAAGAAAATATACCAGATCACTTAATTGATCTTTACACCAGATCTATAGAGAATTTAGATTTAGATCAAGTTGAAACTGTGAGACAATTACTATGCAATTATTCAGATGTGTTTGCTCAGAGTGAATTTGATCTGGGAACATTTACAGCTATAGAACATTCTATAGACACGGGGGATGCAAAACCAATTAAGCAAAGAATAAGAACACCTCAGTGTTTTGTgggagaagaagaaaaacatctaaataaaaTGCTGGATGCCGGCATAATAGAACCATCTGTGTCAGAGTAG